The following nucleotide sequence is from Pithys albifrons albifrons isolate INPA30051 chromosome 2, PitAlb_v1, whole genome shotgun sequence.
tcctcctgctcctcgtCCTCCTCCGCCTCCTCGCCGCCGCCTCGGGTCTGCGGGCCCGGCCCGCCGGgacccgccgccgccgccgctgggCCGCCGCGTCCCGCCCCTGCCCGACCAAGGGGCGGGAGGCGTAGCGGGGCCTGCCTCGCGGtgccgcggccccgccggcgcCTCCCGCCGCGGTACAGATCGCGCCTGGGGCGGGGGGCGTGCGCGGCTGGGgccgccgggccgggcagggcaggggaggggcaggcCATGCCCCGGAGGGAGCGGCCCGTTCCCCGCGGCCCGGGGACTGCCCCGAGGACTGCCCCGAGGGGCACCGACCgccccgcgcccggccccgAGGGCTCCGTGGCGGCCCCGGCCCTGCGGGCGCTCCGCGGGGAACGCGGCGCCCACACACGCCGGCGGGGCCGAGCGGAGGGCCCGGCGTGGCCAGGCCGCCCTGCCGCCCGCGCTTTGTtcgggccgggccggccgcAGAAGTTTCGGGCTGGGGCTGAAAGGGGCGAAGGAATAGTTGTTAATCGGAGCGCTGTGACGCTGGTGCGTGTAGGGCTTTGAGGGACGCTCCCAGCAGCGGGAATAGGGAAGGGTACTCGTGATTGCTCAGTTGAGACGCGCAAGTGGTAAATGTGCCACTGGGAGGAGGGGTGAGAGGCtcccattttaaaatattttgctacagctgaacatttttacttttcttacGATTTTTCATCAAGTTGGTATGGCCACCGAATCTATTGGTTCAGACTTTTGTCATGCTTAGGATGATTTTCCACATATTATAAAGACCGAAAGGATTCTTTTTAATGCTTGGTTAAGTATGGTTCAAGGTTATGCTTGGTTCTTAGAACTGGATATtctcaggaaaaggtggcacaAGCTTGGGTTCAAGTGAATCTTACTTTGAATATGAACATGAACCTTTTTGACTAGAGAAAGATTTGAGGAAAATGGCCTCTTAGGagttataattttaaaatgttttcttgtctTGCTCTGTGAACTTGTTTGGCTTTATTCTTAAAACGGGATTTATATTGGAAGACCCCAGGTCCACAGAGATGCAGTAGGCGTATCCAAGAGATTTGACAGTGGGATTAAGGTCCTACCTGTATGTGGTATCTTCATTCTGCATGTTGATCTAATTGAACAAATCCCTGTTTTGACATTGGTTTTGTGcatatttgaaaattttctcATCCTGAAAGGTGAGAATAGTAGCTTCAAGATGGCCTTTTGCTTTAGGCACAATTTCATTTACCACTGCAACAGAAAGTATGTCCCACTAGCTCAGTGGCTGTAACAAAGAACATTGTTTGGCCCAGGGGATTTTCTATACAGGCAGTAGTAGCTGTGTTGCTCCCAGTTTCAGGGAGTCATTCACCTGCCACAGTGACTGTGTTATGTCCAAGAATTCAGGCAAATTTCAGAGGTCTGTAACCTCTGGTGTTTCATATGGACATGTTTCCTGCAGGGCTGATGacaaatctttaaaaatacaccTCCAGAGGAAGGCTGTAATTCACTCTTCCCATTCCTGATGagctttattttttgtgtgctCCATTCTCAAGTGGAAGTGTCGTATAGAGGTTCATGTTAACTTCTTCAATTATGCTTTTCAGGCATTAGTTTGACAAATGCCTACTGACACAATAACGACCAATATCCCTTCAGCTGGGCTGTTGGAATTGTTTGTGGAGTAAGTCAGTTGGTGTACTGCTTTGGAGCAAGGTTAAAATTAACCAGTAGAAGTTGCTTATACTTAAGCTGCTggtgaaaaatatgttttttaaactgttctGGCATTAATGTAACCATTGCTAGTTATCCCTCATATACCTTTATAGCTCTGCGTTTCTGGGATCAAAGGTAGTCAAAAGCTTAAAATAATACTTTGTTTATATACCCTGTCCAAAgtgcctttccttttttttgatGATGATGCTGTGGTTGGTTTGGAACTTTTAGAAGACAGAGAGTGCTGGCTTTTTTTAGGTTGTAAGATTTCAGTGCAGAGTGTTTTGTCTTCGGGTATGTTtataaaatatctaaaatagTATGGTCGTGGTTCTAACAGGGGATGTAAGGCTAATGCTTTGAGAACTTGAGTGTTCATTCTTTCCTCCAAAGTATTTCTTATTCTGGGAGGTTTCTCTGGTTTCGGTGTAGAATACATTACAGGGTCAACTATCCTTGAGTTAGCTTTTGATGTTGTTTTGTGTTCATTCTTAActcatctccttttttttccttcctctttttcttcttaggGTAATAGACCAGATGTGTCCCTGAAATCTATCTTTTAGATTTTCCCTGATAAAACAGAATAATACAAACTTCTGCAGAGATgtatttgagtttttttttttcctctgtcaggGTAGATTGTGTTATGCTGGTGCAAGACAACTTGAAATCAAAGTTGGCTCGTTTCTTGTGCTGGAGAAAGTTGAATGAAgtatataatttaaaagaaatgctgtACATAtagacaaattattttattttcaaacaacCTATTATTAAATTAGCCCTAACTGGCAAAACATAACTTTAGAATTGAGATTTAGACTGCCAAAATTCTACAGTTCAGATGAAAGAGCCTTAGGCAAAATTAGTCAACACAACCTAAGCTGAGTTCAATAAAATTAACTTAAACATTTGCAAATCCAGAACTGGAAGGAACCGAATGTTTGGTTCCTACTCAGCCTCTCTGTTCTGCAAGTGTAACTGCATCAATATGGAATAGAAATAGGCGGATATATAAGGAGCattattttccccattttgCAGATAAGATATGAGAATGTGAAAATCTAGGTTTTGGGAAATAAGAGAGTCAGGGTAGTGTATATGAATAGCAGAAAATGCAAGTGAAaactgggaaggaggaggatcAGAATGCTGTTTAGAATCCCTTTGTTCCATGTGGTCATGCTGCTGGAGATCTATATGAATAAGAacaacatctttattttttaaacattggtACACCTTTTTtgtaagttttttctttttttatgtagttggtgtatttttaatttttttaaaacatttgacTTGCTTTTGTTCTCATGGTTCCTATGAATTCGAATTTCTTTGAGGATTACCAAAGAAAGGTAGCAGGACATCTCTCTagatctttttttattttgccataAGTTCAGTGAGACATTAAAATGAATGCTTAAGTCAAAGATTGTGATAGGTTGTGCTTGCTCACTGCTTGGACACAAGTATCCAAAAGTAGAAACAATTTGGTTTACCCAATAATTCTAAACCATGGCTTGGAAGAGGTTAACATTGCATTTGTATACTAAATAGGAATGAGTGTGTTCAAAATCATTGACACTTGGATTCAGGTTCTCATAGAACGCAGGTAGTATTTAACAGCAGCAAATAGGGAGTTTTCTCAATATAAATGGGAAAAACTTGGTAATTAACATTTGCAATGTTTGGTATTTGAGTGAAAAGTTTTAACaatgaaatgctgctgttaGATCAAGTAaccatttttgttatttttgcacTGTATTCAGGTATCATTTCTATAAGAAGTCATGCCCCTTTTTAACTGAATGTCACAAAACATAGTCTAAAATATTAGCAACAGCTCTaacaaaaaattcaaattaaaaagcTCCTCCCTAATTATCTGTTATCTTGTGCTCTCAGAACATGGCTAATAAAACAGGGGCACACCACCAATCTGTGTAATTTTTCTCCCATTCAAATCTATGCAAGGAGATTGTACCTCTAACCAAGATAGATTGTAATTGCTGAAAACACCCTTActgacagctctgcagccaccTTTTCTCCTCTAGAACTCCCTTAATAATAGaacttttccttttcaattGTAATTGTCCTCTCTTTTCaaccactttttcttttgttctgaatGAGTAGGTGACTTTTCTCCAGgatctttttaaaataagccATGGAGATTTTTACAGGGACATTATCATACAGTACTGTGCTTTGCTTAGATGTTAGCAACCCATGGAGGGTGTTCTGCATGACGGTGGGATTCTTTAAGAACGTAGAGACTGAGCGTGCCAGTAGACACTTGCTGATAATTTGGGCGCTTCTGATTGGAGGTATGTTGTTGACAATCTTTCCTGGGTTCCAGTAGCTCTGtgagagccaggagctggagccaGGGTAGAAAACAAATGCCTCTCTGAAGATGCCATGGGTTCCAGCTTCGTGCTGGCCCTGCCTGCCATTCAAAATCTGCACATACGCTGTGTTTGGATCTGATGCCATAAATTACTTACCCAATCTGTAGTAGTCCATCAAAACCAGATGGAATAAGTAATTTCTAATTCTGAAGATTCATGTAATTTTtagttcaattaaaaaaaaattttaaaaaggatgtGGGAATACTAATTAGTCACTGTTCTCTTCTTTGCCTGCATTTCCTTCACCTCCACACAGAGCCTTTGCTTCTTCTCTTGCTGTTTCTTCATCTCCTCTCTATTATCACacatcttgctttttcttttattattgaACAAGATAACAGTTACAGAATAATTCTTTCAGCAGGGACCAAGCTGCAAAGTAGAAGCAGCAGCTGTCACAGCAGTTGACCCAGTACATTGTGCACATCTGCCTTGTAGTTTGTTACTTAAGTACTATCAGCAAGTGGTAGTCAAAGATGTACCTTGAGTGAGTTCTCAATTATAGACTATGGTGTGATGTTTAGGAAATCATAGTCAGATGAAAATACTGATAATAACATTAATTTTGTATCCTGAAGATTTCTGATACAGAATGTAAAgccaaaaaaatttaaagttaTATAAATGCATTACAATCTATTACGTGTATTATTGTTCTTGATGCATAGTCTTCTGCTTCTTCCATGGCAATGACCATGTAGAGCATTTCATACATGTGacaatttttctttgattttgttctttccttccctttttgttAGTTTTGGATTAAATACTGCTAAGATTTTTATATAAGTCCTTCTTACTGCATGCAAGTGTTCTTGTACTATTCCGGTCTTCTTTCCCCATGTTCTTCACTTGAGATTTATTTGAGGTGTCCACTGTCTTGGCTTTGGTGTGCTTACAGAAGAGATGTTGGGCATCTTTGGGCTGGGGTGAGTGGTTGCCCAACTTCTGGTCTTATGATTCTCTTTCCCTGGTTGAGGTGTGTATGAGGAGCGTCACCTTCGATGTGCACAGACAGCTTGGATGCTTCCTGGCTGCCTTAGGTTTGCTGTGCATGCACTGGGTGTCCATCCTGTACCTTCAGTTACTTGTGCTTTTCCTCAGGAAACACTAGATTCTACTCTGCCTGTACAGTGTGTTCATTCTGTGCGGTTCCTGTGGGCAGTGCAGAAGGGAGTGAGAGGACACTGGCTCACTCCAAGCTGTTGCTGTCACTAGGACATCTTGTGTTGTTTGCATTATGCTATTATTCCTGGGAGAGATAGACCAAGAATGCTGGATTAAGATGGGAAGGCTGTGGTAGCAGGCTGTCTACAGACTGCAATTTGTGTAACCTGTGTTAGTTCAAAGTTACTCACAGGCTTATCCATTCCAACACAAATGTCAAGCTGTTCAGAATTATCAACTTTAGCAGTCAGAGAAGAGCATTTTCTAGAGGTGTCTAATGACATCCTCAAATGAGCCGAGGCAAGATTATCCACTGGTGCTATGGAAGATGTTTCAGTAATCTTTACAGTATCCTGATGTAGTTAGTAAGAATTGTAACATATTTAACTGGCAAgtttaaatattccttttttaatatatatgtgtAAACAGTTTCTGTTAAGTCTGGCAGCATGGCTTTGAACAAGTCACCTCCTGTTTTCTAGCATACAGGATGCAGAcactccccctccccacacacagtTAAATGAGTCAGAGTGTAGTCATTTCTGCTTCTTGTCTGTTTTAAGGGGTTAATGTATACAATGGCATTAATAGGCAATTTTCTACTGGTGTGtttaattctatgatttctgCTTCTCAGGATGTGATCTTCGTGGTGAGCTGGTGGGAAAACTGAGTTGTAAATCACCCCAATGGATGCGGACAGTGATGTTGCACTGGACATTTTAATCACAAATGTAGTGTGTGTTTTTAGAACAAGATGTCATTTAAACTTGAGGAAGATCGCATTAGAGGGGGCAAATGTGATATACAAGCGTGATGTTGGGGTAAGAGATTCAGCATACTTCAGTTATCTAGTTTTAGAGATGTTCCTTAAGCTAAACATTCTTCTGCCTGATGCCTGTGTATGGTGAATAGAGAAGTGCAGAGTTTTGATAGGTCTTTAGTCAGTCATACACTAAATGTACAGTAAGGGAAGTGAGTAAATGCTGTCACAGGACACTGCAACTGGTGAGATAAACATTAGACATAAGGTATGTGAACGGACCTCTTACACTTCAGGTTCCATTTTACCACCCAAGATTTGACAACCCAAGATTTGACAACTATGTCAAGAAAATATAGGTAAGAAGTGAGAATGTCAATTCACTGTAATAGGAAGAGCATCAGCATGATGTATGAgactttcagtgaaaaataccTTAATTTAATCTATTTTATGAACACTGAAACATTCAGCTGAGGTATTTCATGCTTATTTTGCACTTCCTAGGAGCTGGggctttttttaattactcaaAGAGATGAAgcctattaaaaataaaggaagtttTAGTGTAACAGCTGATTTTTATaacagggaattttttttccagtatgaAATTGAACTACTGCTAATTTccaatttttctgcttttctttagaAGGTTTTAATGAAGCTTAGGAAACCTAGGATTACGGCCACAATTTGGTCCTCAGGAAAAGTTATTTGCACAGGAGCCACAAGGTGAGTTCATGAAGATTCTTTCTCCAGCTGTAAAttcttgtgtattttaaaatacaacattGTAAATGAAGAAGAGGTGGTATTTGCCACTGTTTACATTTGCCCACACTGGATCACATGTAGATCCTTGCTAAGCTACATATTTGGGGGAAGTTGTCTATGTCAGGTGTGTGTCTCGACTGTGCTCAAGTCTTAAACAACATCAGTTCAGCCTTcttggggagagcagcagggaaaacTGCTTTATGAAGAAAATCCTAGAGAGGTTTGAGAAGTCTTTAAGAATTTTGTGTGTTTAGGCAGAACTTGAGACTTGGGAAGGGACAACCTTCCTTGAGGGATATCTCTTATTCTCTGAATTTAATCAAGTTACACAGTGTTGAGGAActggaaagaagcaaaaatagaCCCCCCAGTTCAACTCCATGGGAGACTCACTAAACTCTTAACAGCTAAATTCCTTTAAGATATGCGAAGCAAGGATAAGGTGCAATAATAAATTTGCATGTTTTCTGTAAATGACCACtgtttcaaaatggaaaatgatTATTCAGGATATTAACTCCAGACTACCATGTTCTTACTTGACTCTTAAGAGTATTTAGAATCATGTATGATCAAAATGTGTCTCTCACTTCAGCTGGAGCCAAGTGCCAAGATATCCTTCAGACATAAAGGATTCTGTTTGAATGAGTAGGTAAAGTGTAGTACCTACAGTAGGATAAAGTGAAGGCTGTCCATGTGATCATGACTGATATGCTACATAACGTATCAGTTCATTTTATCGTCTTGCGTTGGTGTTGTGGTATGTGTGCGCACAAATATATACTCTGTTTCTGTTAATGGtagattcttttctttcttctttatagTGAAGAAGAAGCTAAATTTGGTGCCAGACGATTAGCTCGTAGTCTACAGAAATTAGGTTTTCAGGTAATTCTAATGAAAAAAGATTTGTATGACTCAAGCAATGCTGGTAGTTAAttttttagaaagaaacaaaaatgaggGAGTGTAAGAATTTAGCAGTTGAGCGTGTTTTCACTCAGATGTCCCTTTTGTGTCAGCATACGTTTTCCAGATGCTGGgtgaagaaaagctgttttggtttgtggaTTTGAGTTTTGTTTGGCAGCTCAGAGTTGTGCTTCTTCACTGGGTAGTGAACAACAAAATTTGTTGAACAAATGAACCACCCACAGATGTTTCTTGGCTATTTACAATATCTTGAAAGATTATTTGGAAAAAGTGCTGAAGAATATAAACTTTGCTGTCATTTGTACGTAATTTTAACTCATTTCTGATGGAATAGCAGATACATTTCCATCTTCATAAGGGCAAGTTTGAGCctctttaattaaaatgagaGGAGAAAAGGTGCTTCTGTGCTATCAAGCTGCACAGCAGGAAATAAGCCAAATAAAATAGGACAGGAAACCCCTCTTTTTCTGGATTTGGGTTAATATTACAAGCCAAAACCACCGCTTGCATTGCATAGCAAGGGTTGAAAGGCAGCCACATGAATGACTTAAAGTGACACAGTTTAGTGCTCTAAAACGTCCTGATTTTCTGTTGTGCTCTTCACTCACAGATCCATTTTAGGGGCAGACAATTAAATAGACACAAGTAGCTGCCATTTTCAGGGAGAGACTCCTTTTGAATGTAGTACATAAAGGCAGTGGTGACAGGCTATCTTAGTAATACTGCATCAAACCCCAGCACAAGTTTGACACTGTCACAAATTCTTCAAGTTGGAATGGAACAGTACATCAGTGAGGTGAACAGAGCTTCCAGGGTGGACCACCAAGTTTTGTAATAAAGTcagcagtttttattttgaaggttAAATTGATAGTTGGCCTTTTATAAGGCTAAGTTGCTTCTACTGGTAATGTCTTTCTAAAAAGTTTAGATTGAAGAACAGTCATTTTAAGTTTAGGCAATCTCAGAAATGAACAAAAGTTTCCCTAGTGATATTGGCAACACTGACTCCTGAGcagtatgttttattttttggggtgggggggagggggggagttGTCTGTTGGCTATTTATTGTCATCTAAAATGTCTGTGGTAAAGAATAACTGAAAGCAAGTGGTTTGAGCTGGATTTCAGAAAGTTATAGAGTAGAAAATCAGTTTGCTGTACTGGCCACTGGtcatttaaagcaaaacaattttcACATCTGCCTCACTGTAAACAGAATTTCtaatgtcttcttttttcctctcttttgaaaaggtaattttcaCAGATTTTAAAGTTGTGAATGTTTTAGCAGTGTGCAACATGCCCTTTGAGATCAGATTGCCAGAATTTACGAAGAATAACAGACCTCATGCGAGGTATGGTAGGATTTTAAATAATTGTAGTCTTGGTATACTTcttaagcttttattttttcagttctagatctctctttttttaccttttattttgttttctagttATGAACCAGAACTTCATCCAGCCGTGTGTTACAGAATAAAATCTCTCAGAGCTACCTTACAGATTTTTTCCACAGGCAGCATCACAGTTACAGGTATTTTGAtgtcaaaaaataaatatttaacttaTTGGGAATATTCAACTTTAGGGCCAGCAGGCTTAGGGAAGTAAGATATTTAAAACAGTCAAAAGATAATGGTGAAAGGATTTTGCTTCCCAGTGTTAGGACCAGGACTTAGTTGCTGAGTGAAAATGCCAGAAGAGCTGTAGAGAAAGTGTTGTTATGGGTAGGCTCAAAAAATTACTTGGATTGAGTGTACTTAGTCTGagattcttttaaaaacaaaagtgagATAGGATTTGAGAATGCAGGTATTTattatgtatttaaatatttgaattttctttctttgatctTTGTAAGCTGTAAATTACACTGCATGTAGAATTAACATCCCTTTCATAAATACATGTTCTCAAACTGCACATTTGTGGAAACTTATAGCATAACATCTTCTCATAAATAAAAGACTTGTGCTGTCTTCTGTTAAAGCTCAGCTGAGGGAACCAGCACTGAATCACAGACATGAGTGGTTTTTCCCTTGTAATCAGAGACGTGATTGTCGTGGGTCTTGGATGTGCCATGCCATGTTTTATCTCTCTCtttctaattttcatttttcattctcttttgtgtttgcatgtgGACTTTCCAGATACAAGAAGTTAGGTTTTTCAGAGATTACATATTAAAATAATGcagaaccaaaaaaaatcattttgtcTCACTTTAGTGGGAATTATGTCTTGCAGTTGTTAGAGGTCAGCTACTGTTTCAGAAGTTGggtaaggattttttttattttcacatcttAATTCCTTAACAAATACCTAGGTTTAAGGGGAATATTTCTCACAAGATATTGCTAGAACTGTTCTTAAAAGAAGACAAATGTCATCACATTTAGTAATCTGAAAATAAACGGCCTGAAAAGTATTTCAAGATTGCAGTATACATTCTGAAAAGAGCAACTGGTCTAGTCAAAACTAGGaactaaatttaaaatagaTAAGTCTTAGTATAATACTTAGTATAAAACTGCAATAAGGAAAAGCTCTCAGCATGTCTTGTCAGCCTCTTAATGAGATTCAGCTTCTCTATAAGATCCTTATTACTTCATATATAGGACAAAATCACtttcatattttcagaattGTCTTTTCAAATATGGTAAACTTCAAAGTTATGCATCTTTGTGGTTTATTTGTTATAGTGAGTTTGAAATATCTCAGACCTCTTGGTTTTGAAGGCTTCTGTTTTGCCTAGGCCTTTCTTCTAGGAGAAAAAGATGCCCAGTCTTACTCTTCTTAttataaaatgtttgaaattacttttcagCCTTACTGTACTCCTCAAGTGCATTCAGATGAAGTTCCTTTTGAAGATTCATGTTTCTGTAGTATTAATACTTGTCATACCACTGACTCAAAGAATTTTGAGATACATAAttagaaaaattacaaaaaactCAGGAAGGCAAGTTCTTCTAATGGTCCAAGTATAAAAAGATTTAGTTACATTGAGAAAGATGATAAAAGTCACCGGCATGTGAAAGAAGACTTCTTTCATGAtgtgaaagaaattttttttttacaccaAAATGAGCAGTGAGGaggttgtttggttgttttggaggtctgttttgttttttcttctcttaattcCCCACAATGATGATCCAGCTTTTACATCTCTTCAACATTACAAAGTAGCATTTTTTTACTAGAACTGTTGGCCTACTCATACTCTCACTGTTGGAAGGCTTTCTCTGCAACTTCAATTTCTTTAATTGCAGCAAAATTTAAGGAGGGTGCAGTATCTGGTCAGAAGAAAGGTATCTTTCACCAGGCTTGATTTAGCTTAGTGCTTAACTTGAACAGTTTGAAAATACAGGAAGAATCCTATTCCAGTCCATTTTCTTTCTAAGCATGGAAAACAATAATTACTTAAGTAATTTGTACTGAAGTTACTATTTTTGGGAGCCATTTTTAATAGTTCTCTATACTTGGAAGAAACTTTTGAAGTCTAAAGAGGTGTTAAAAATAACCCTGAGTTCACAGTCATTAAAGCATGTGAAAAATTGCTGTTCTCCTTCATCTGCATTACTAAGCTTCTATccagaattaatattttctgcCATGTTACTGTTCACTTACTTTtaatcttaatttttcattgtgTAAAATGGTCTAATAGCATTAAAAAGCATCTCTAgttcattcttccttttctttcaccaCTCATAGATCATGTTTGATAACCTTCATAAACTTCATCCTGAGACAATAAAAGCCGTTTCCTGGCTTGCAGGTTTTGTACTGAGATCAATGATGAAGCTATTTGCAAAACTGAGGACAGAAAGTAATAGTCTGTAATTttcaaacataaaataataCTGCTTGAAACATACTTGGGTTAAATCCAGTATTGCTTAGTGGTAGTTTTTGTTGGTAGGTGTTTACAATAAGCTAAAAGTGGCTAGgctttgaaaaatataaattcctAGAAGATtgacaaaagtaaaaatatcgCTTTTACCTCTGGCACTCAGCCTTTGCC
It contains:
- the TBPL1 gene encoding TATA box-binding protein-like 1, with amino-acid sequence MDADSDVALDILITNVVCVFRTRCHLNLRKIALEGANVIYKRDVGKVLMKLRKPRITATIWSSGKVICTGATSEEEAKFGARRLARSLQKLGFQVIFTDFKVVNVLAVCNMPFEIRLPEFTKNNRPHASYEPELHPAVCYRIKSLRATLQIFSTGSITVTGPNVKAVASAVEQIYPFVFESRK